Proteins from one Blattabacterium cuenoti genomic window:
- the mutL gene encoding DNA mismatch repair endonuclease MutL, giving the protein MKDIIQFLPFNVISQIAAGEVIQRPSSVLRELIENAIDANAKIIDVFIKDSGKTLIQIVDNGDGMSKNDAKMSIQKYATSKIKKENDIFKINTKGFRGEALASIAIISQLEIQTKNNEDIVGTHLIVEDGKIKEEISLNMLKGTRISVKNIFYKFPARRQFLKSSRIEFQHIVHEFYKIVIAHRNILYRFYHNDKILFYFQETSLKERIKEIFKKENKLTPIIINTNKIFVEGFVSVPNTSIKKGDQFILVNNRCVTHLFLHKKIIHSYNGFVKDFKTISYFIFIKIDSSLVNWNIHPTKKEVKLEKEDIIGYMIQKEIKKILFYQYEVKNKELKNSNISFLSNSKKSFLNDFSLKKNIFLTKKLSNYIYNEKKIIQLKNSFLFNDFSLKKNIFLIKKLSNYIYNEKKIKTFQIHKKYIIFTLNNEYTILVDQHRAHRNILFEFFLRKKNLISQQFFFPIKIKLMKKELISLKNIENDLIYFGFHLYFCNESVYLHSIPENIHKNILVKIFQNILKYNFIKGEKNNKKILIQSISKSASIKYGTELYPDKMECLIRDLFSCHNLNYTTFSKNPIFFVFKKIFLKK; this is encoded by the coding sequence ATGAAAGATATTATTCAATTTTTGCCTTTTAACGTTATTAGTCAAATAGCGGCAGGGGAAGTTATTCAACGACCTTCTTCTGTACTAAGAGAACTTATAGAAAATGCAATAGATGCAAATGCAAAAATTATCGATGTCTTTATAAAAGATTCAGGAAAAACATTAATTCAAATAGTAGATAATGGAGATGGAATGAGTAAAAATGATGCAAAAATGAGTATTCAAAAATATGCTACTTCAAAAATAAAAAAAGAAAATGACATTTTTAAAATTAATACAAAAGGATTTAGAGGAGAAGCTTTAGCTTCTATTGCTATCATTTCTCAATTAGAAATACAAACTAAAAATAATGAAGATATAGTAGGAACACATCTTATTGTAGAAGATGGAAAAATAAAAGAGGAAATTTCTTTAAATATGCTTAAAGGAACAAGAATTTCTGTAAAGAATATTTTTTATAAATTTCCTGCTAGAAGGCAATTTTTAAAATCTTCAAGAATAGAATTTCAGCATATTGTTCATGAATTTTATAAAATAGTTATAGCACATAGAAATATTCTATATCGTTTTTATCATAACGATAAAATTCTTTTTTATTTTCAAGAAACTTCTTTAAAAGAAAGAATAAAAGAAATTTTTAAAAAAGAAAATAAATTAACGCCAATTATAATAAATACAAATAAAATTTTTGTAGAAGGATTTGTTAGTGTTCCAAATACTTCTATAAAAAAAGGAGATCAATTCATATTAGTAAATAATCGTTGTGTTACACATTTATTTTTGCATAAAAAAATTATTCATTCTTATAATGGTTTTGTGAAAGATTTTAAAACAATTTCTTATTTTATTTTCATTAAAATCGATTCAAGTTTAGTAAATTGGAATATTCATCCCACAAAAAAAGAAGTTAAATTAGAAAAAGAAGATATTATTGGTTATATGATTCAAAAAGAAATAAAAAAAATTTTATTTTATCAATATGAAGTAAAAAATAAAGAATTGAAAAATTCAAATATTTCATTTTTATCTAATTCAAAAAAATCTTTTTTAAATGATTTTTCTTTAAAAAAGAATATTTTTTTAACAAAAAAATTATCCAATTATATTTATAATGAAAAAAAAATTATTCAATTAAAAAATTCATTTTTATTTAATGATTTTTCTTTAAAAAAGAATATTTTTTTAATAAAAAAATTATCCAATTATATTTATAATGAAAAAAAAATAAAAACTTTTCAAATTCATAAAAAATATATAATTTTTACATTGAATAATGAATATACTATATTAGTAGATCAACATAGAGCACATAGAAATATATTATTTGAATTTTTTTTAAGAAAAAAAAACTTAATAAGTCAACAATTTTTTTTTCCTATAAAAATAAAATTGATGAAAAAAGAATTGATTTCTTTAAAAAATATAGAAAATGATTTAATTTATTTCGGATTTCATTTATATTTTTGTAATGAATCAGTTTATTTACATTCTATACCTGAAAATATACATAAAAATATATTGGTAAAAATTTTTCAAAATATTTTAAAATATAATTTTATTAAAGGAGAAAAAAATAATAAAAAAATACTTATTCAATCAATATCAAAATCTGCATCTATAAAATACGGAACAGAGTTATATCCTGATAAAATGGAATGTTTAATTAGGGATTTATTTTCTTGTCATAATCTAAATTATACAACATTTTCTAAAAATCCTATATTTTTTGTTTTTAAAAAAATTTTTTTGAAAAAGTGA
- the lepB gene encoding signal peptidase I, whose protein sequence is MYQYFILSGIFLFFEYIIHVLGTWKLCRKAGINFWKIFIPIYNIFILLKNYGRSIWYMILLLNPLTSIILLFILWIDLIRSFGKGTKKDIILLLFSAGIYIYYINFFEKIQFLKIEKIKKEDNTGILLSIIFSFITHTYIIQPFVIPTSSMEGTLLVGDFILVSKIHYGLRMPMSPISIPFTHNKIYKNIKSYISILQWPYFRFSPIQSIQRNDIVVFNFPKDFNHKIIDKKDHYIKRCIGLPGDLISIKEGVLFINQKKEKFFEKKQQAYFVKTENIPLNIEYLKNKMDIEDIELIEEKNDEYFYKIMLTEKKVIQIKNFFDNIVFIKKNIFPINYQEYSIFPNNYGWNRDFFGPLHIPKKGELIKLNLKNIHIYNEIITYEKGEKINVPSERYYKIKNNYYFMMGDNRHNSYDSRYWGFVPENHIVGKPIFIWMSIDWDRKNPLNLFNWKLRLNRIMKIIK, encoded by the coding sequence ATGTACCAATATTTTATTTTAAGTGGTATTTTTTTATTTTTTGAATATATTATTCATGTTTTAGGAACATGGAAACTTTGTAGAAAAGCAGGAATAAATTTTTGGAAAATTTTTATTCCTATATATAATATTTTTATTCTTTTAAAAAATTATGGTAGATCTATATGGTATATGATACTATTATTAAATCCATTAACAAGTATTATCTTACTTTTTATTTTGTGGATAGATTTAATTCGTTCTTTTGGAAAAGGAACAAAAAAAGATATAATATTATTACTTTTTTCTGCAGGTATATATATTTATTATATAAATTTTTTTGAAAAAATTCAATTTTTAAAAATTGAAAAAATAAAAAAAGAAGATAATACAGGAATATTATTATCTATAATATTTTCTTTTATAACACATACTTATATAATTCAACCTTTTGTTATTCCTACTTCTTCTATGGAAGGAACTTTATTAGTAGGAGATTTTATATTAGTCAGTAAAATTCATTATGGATTACGAATGCCAATGTCCCCTATTTCTATTCCTTTTACACATAATAAAATTTATAAAAATATAAAATCTTACATATCTATTTTACAATGGCCTTATTTTCGTTTTTCTCCTATTCAATCTATACAAAGAAATGATATAGTTGTTTTTAATTTTCCAAAAGATTTTAATCATAAAATTATAGATAAAAAAGATCATTATATTAAACGTTGTATAGGATTACCAGGTGATTTAATTTCTATAAAAGAAGGAGTTTTATTTATAAATCAAAAAAAAGAAAAATTTTTTGAAAAAAAACAACAAGCTTATTTTGTTAAAACGGAAAATATTCCTTTAAACATAGAATATCTTAAAAATAAAATGGATATTGAAGATATTGAATTAATTGAAGAAAAAAATGATGAATATTTTTATAAAATTATGTTAACCGAAAAAAAAGTAATTCAAATAAAAAATTTTTTTGATAATATAGTTTTTATAAAAAAAAATATTTTTCCAATTAATTATCAAGAATATTCTATATTTCCAAATAATTATGGTTGGAATAGAGATTTTTTTGGTCCATTACATATTCCAAAAAAAGGAGAATTAATTAAATTAAATTTAAAAAATATTCATATTTATAACGAAATTATTACTTATGAAAAAGGAGAAAAAATTAATGTACCCTCAGAAAGGTATTATAAAATAAAAAATAATTATTATTTTATGATGGGAGATAATAGACATAATTCATATGATTCTCGTTATTGGGGTTTTGTTCCAGAAAATCATATAGTAGGGAAACCTATATTTATATGGATGAGTATAGATTGGGATAGAAAAAATCCTTTAAATTTATTTAATTGGAAATTACGTTTAAATCGTATTATGAAAATAATAAAATAA
- a CDS encoding rhomboid family intramembrane serine protease yields MNFYINLNSDAVKHLISINILIYTATFVFSQYKIESILSLYHPFDEHFKLYQIVTHMFIHSKRLFLHIIFNMLALFMFGGQIETLLGIKKFLIIYFFSGIFAALFQIIFNTSVMYYFIQNLDFSQSKIILYYLNEEQRMNLYNSMYSPMMGSSGAVSGIVGAFAKFFPEHKIFILPFPFPIAVRKALIIFIFGSLISSIFNLAPGVAHFAHIGGIVSGYFIGSFFFIKRNF; encoded by the coding sequence GTGAATTTTTATATAAATCTTAACTCAGATGCTGTAAAACATTTAATTAGTATTAATATACTTATATATACAGCTACTTTTGTTTTTTCACAATATAAGATAGAAAGTATACTTTCTTTATATCATCCTTTTGATGAACATTTTAAACTATATCAAATTGTAACTCATATGTTTATTCATTCTAAACGTCTTTTTTTACATATCATTTTTAATATGTTAGCTTTATTTATGTTTGGAGGTCAAATAGAAACTTTATTAGGAATAAAAAAATTTCTAATAATATATTTTTTTTCAGGAATTTTTGCTGCGTTATTTCAAATAATTTTTAATACTAGTGTAATGTATTATTTTATTCAAAATTTAGATTTTTCACAATCTAAAATAATATTATATTATTTAAATGAAGAACAAAGAATGAATCTTTATAATTCTATGTATTCTCCTATGATGGGATCTTCTGGTGCAGTAAGTGGAATAGTAGGAGCTTTTGCTAAATTTTTTCCAGAACATAAAATTTTTATTCTTCCTTTTCCTTTTCCAATTGCAGTTAGAAAAGCTCTTATTATTTTTATTTTTGGAAGTTTAATTTCATCTATTTTTAATTTAGCTCCTGGAGTTGCTCATTTTGCACATATTGGAGGAATTGTTTCTGGTTATTTTATAGGAAGTTTTTTTTTTATAAAAAGAAATTTTTAA
- a CDS encoding tetratricopeptide repeat protein, with product MNKIKKHFQKKNRIFFYIIFLLLLIISIYFFFKKFFLYPSEKKALQELNYAQQYLYQGFIDKALNRKKNKINYLGFSGISSKYSFTKAGNISKFYAGICYYKLSNYKKAIDMMKNFSAKDEILSSIKYGIIGDSFTQMRNQKEALKNYIIAANIRENEITTPLYYYKAALLSFYMKEYKNSKFFFQKIENKYPFFLYKKNVEKYLMFIENKL from the coding sequence ATGAATAAAATAAAGAAACATTTTCAAAAAAAAAATCGTATTTTTTTTTATATTATATTTCTATTACTACTAATAATTAGTATATATTTTTTTTTCAAAAAATTTTTTTTATATCCTTCAGAAAAAAAAGCTCTTCAAGAATTAAATTATGCTCAACAATATCTTTATCAAGGATTTATAGATAAAGCTTTAAATAGAAAAAAAAATAAAATTAATTATTTAGGATTTTCAGGAATTTCTTCTAAATATTCTTTTACAAAAGCAGGAAATATTTCCAAATTTTATGCTGGTATTTGTTATTATAAATTATCTAATTACAAAAAAGCTATTGATATGATGAAAAATTTTTCTGCAAAAGATGAAATTTTATCTTCTATAAAATATGGAATAATAGGAGATTCTTTCACACAAATGAGAAATCAAAAAGAAGCATTAAAAAATTATATTATTGCGGCAAATATTAGAGAAAATGAAATAACAACTCCTCTTTATTATTACAAAGCTGCATTATTAAGTTTTTATATGAAAGAATATAAAAATTCTAAATTTTTTTTTCAAAAAATAGAAAATAAATATCCTTTTTTTTTGTATAAAAAAAATGTAGAAAAATATCTTATGTTTATTGAAAATAAGTTATAA
- the gldE gene encoding gliding motility-associated protein GldE: protein MKKESSTNIFLESTLYLVFYFVLIIILLLFSALISGSETAFFCLEKKTIDKERKKNSYKGNLVLKILKNKKKLLATILISNNFSNIGIVILSSYLITEFLENEYFIFYNQFYIPINFFLEVGLLTFILLLFGEIIPKIYASKNNFYFAIFMSKPLLFLSKILDPMSRIVIFISKIIERKIIKKKNIISVDQLSEALKITSSNQKNIKECQFLQRIVDFGNTETHQIMTPRIDMFALNSKTIFSNVLELVSHQGYSRIPIYKDSIDDIEGVLFAKDLLPFIYDKNFKWTRLIHPPFFVPEKKKIDDLLSDFKKRKIHLAIVVDEYGGTCGLITLEDVIEEIVGDIIDEFDEEDMSYSKLNQNNYLFDGKTSLINFYRIMEIKEEVFFEKKKGDADTLGGFIMEINKEFPKKKQRINFLNYSFLIKSIDNKRIKTIEVIRKKNNYN from the coding sequence TTGAAAAAAGAATCTTCGACGAATATTTTTTTAGAAAGTACTTTATATTTAGTTTTTTATTTTGTATTAATAATAATACTATTATTATTTTCTGCATTAATATCTGGATCAGAAACTGCTTTTTTTTGTCTTGAAAAAAAAACTATTGATAAAGAAAGAAAAAAAAACTCTTATAAGGGAAATCTTGTATTAAAAATTCTTAAAAATAAAAAAAAACTTTTAGCAACAATATTAATATCTAATAATTTTTCTAATATTGGAATTGTGATATTAAGTTCTTATTTAATAACAGAATTTTTAGAAAATGAATATTTCATTTTTTATAATCAATTTTATATACCTATTAATTTTTTTTTAGAAGTAGGTCTTTTAACTTTCATTTTACTTTTATTTGGAGAAATAATTCCTAAAATATATGCTAGTAAAAATAATTTTTATTTTGCTATTTTTATGTCAAAACCATTACTATTTCTTAGTAAAATATTAGATCCTATGAGCAGAATAGTAATTTTTATTTCAAAAATTATAGAAAGAAAAATAATTAAAAAAAAGAATATTATTTCTGTAGATCAACTTTCAGAAGCATTAAAAATTACATCTTCAAATCAAAAAAATATTAAAGAATGTCAATTTTTACAAAGAATTGTTGATTTTGGAAATACAGAAACACATCAAATTATGACTCCTAGAATAGATATGTTTGCTTTAAATAGTAAAACTATTTTTTCTAATGTTTTAGAATTAGTTAGTCATCAAGGTTATTCTAGAATACCTATATATAAAGATAGTATTGATGATATAGAAGGAGTTCTTTTTGCTAAAGATCTTCTTCCATTTATTTATGATAAAAATTTTAAATGGACTAGATTAATTCATCCTCCATTTTTTGTACCAGAAAAAAAAAAAATAGATGATCTTTTAAGTGATTTTAAAAAAAGAAAAATTCATTTAGCTATTGTAGTAGATGAATATGGAGGAACTTGTGGATTAATTACTCTTGAAGATGTAATTGAAGAAATAGTAGGAGATATTATTGATGAATTTGATGAAGAAGATATGTCTTATTCCAAATTAAATCAAAATAATTATTTATTTGATGGAAAAACTTCTTTAATTAATTTTTATCGTATTATGGAAATAAAAGAAGAAGTTTTTTTCGAGAAAAAAAAAGGAGATGCAGATACTTTAGGCGGTTTTATCATGGAAATAAATAAAGAATTTCCAAAAAAAAAACAAAGAATAAATTTTTTAAATTATTCTTTTCTTATAAAAAGTATTGATAATAAAAGAATAAAAACTATAGAAGTAATAAGAAAAAAAAATAATTATAATTAA
- the ribH gene encoding 6,7-dimethyl-8-ribityllumazine synthase — protein sequence MKKCPIYSLDKKKIKDANLKFAIIISLWNKEITNRLYKGAYETLIQLEILKENIRTWRVPGSYELIYSAKKIAHCYNFDSIITIGSLIEGETYHFKYLCQSISQGIKDINIKYDVPVIFCILTDKNKQQSFDRSGGKNGNKGIECAKTAIYMSLFKKSIK from the coding sequence ATGAAAAAATGTCCTATTTATTCATTAGATAAAAAAAAAATAAAAGATGCAAATTTAAAATTTGCAATTATTATTTCTTTATGGAATAAAGAAATAACTAATAGATTATATAAAGGAGCTTATGAAACTTTAATTCAATTAGAAATTCTTAAAGAAAATATACGTACTTGGAGAGTACCTGGAAGTTATGAATTAATTTATTCTGCTAAAAAAATAGCACATTGTTATAATTTTGATTCAATTATTACAATTGGATCTTTAATAGAAGGAGAAACTTATCATTTTAAATATTTATGTCAATCTATTTCGCAAGGAATAAAAGATATTAATATAAAATATGATGTTCCTGTTATATTTTGTATTCTTACTGATAAAAATAAACAACAATCTTTTGATAGATCAGGTGGAAAAAATGGAAATAAAGGAATAGAATGTGCTAAAACAGCTATATATATGTCTTTATTTAAAAAATCTATAAAATAA